Proteins encoded by one window of Cylindrospermum stagnale PCC 7417:
- the rplY gene encoding 50S ribosomal protein L25: MALSIESQKRPEGSKPRALRRSGLIPANLYGHSGAESIHLVVDAKSVERLIKSATVNKTEIDLNIPELEWRGKTVIRELQIHPAKGTPYHVSFFVFPKD; encoded by the coding sequence ATGGCTCTTTCAATCGAATCTCAAAAGCGCCCTGAAGGTAGTAAGCCGAGAGCTTTGCGCCGTTCTGGGCTAATACCTGCTAATTTGTATGGTCATAGCGGTGCTGAATCAATTCATTTAGTAGTTGATGCCAAAAGCGTTGAGCGTCTGATTAAATCAGCTACTGTGAACAAGACAGAGATTGATCTCAACATTCCTGAGCTTGAGTGGCGCGGTAAAACCGTGATTCGAGAACTTCAGATACATCCGGCAAAGGGTACACCTTACCACGTGAGTTTCTTTGTCTTTCCTAAAGACTAA
- a CDS encoding adenosine deaminase encodes MALYAELHRHLGGSVVPRVLWRYFERHSSELISRFAEYPEFEEFYTRPRNTLDEYLELHTLVESVQTVETLPYFIYRLLRGAYIFENLAYLELRYTPYLRTPEHLSQSERIDKMAEIVEVVGKASHLPEYPIVTSQILCMHTRLPYQVNKAIVDLAAQNKKYVCAVDVAGGDSYYRDRLQEWVSLYEYARSLGVNTTGHLYETKAGCYPELLPYLMRIGHGIQIPLLYPELLKDVAKRGQCLEVCPTTYLKTGTLQDIRQLKAVFDSCFQAGVDIAICTDNAGLHNMRLPFEYENLLTYDIINFEQLQACQDAAFRHAFAWPYAQRPASLLNGLLQPEPPKTLAIRE; translated from the coding sequence ATGGCTTTATACGCTGAATTACATAGGCATCTAGGCGGTTCGGTAGTACCCAGAGTTTTGTGGCGATATTTTGAGCGACATTCCTCTGAATTAATTTCTCGCTTTGCTGAATATCCAGAATTTGAAGAGTTTTACACCCGTCCCCGCAACACCCTAGATGAGTATCTGGAATTACATACCCTAGTAGAAAGTGTGCAAACTGTAGAGACTTTGCCTTACTTTATCTACCGCTTGTTGCGTGGTGCTTATATCTTTGAAAATTTGGCTTATCTGGAACTGCGCTACACCCCATATTTACGAACACCTGAACATCTGAGTCAATCTGAGAGAATTGACAAGATGGCAGAAATTGTTGAGGTTGTGGGAAAAGCTAGCCACTTGCCAGAATATCCAATCGTTACTAGCCAAATTCTCTGTATGCACACGCGCCTACCATATCAGGTTAATAAGGCGATTGTTGATTTGGCAGCACAAAACAAAAAATATGTCTGTGCAGTGGATGTGGCTGGGGGAGATAGCTATTATCGCGATCGCCTCCAAGAATGGGTTAGCCTCTATGAATATGCCCGCTCTTTGGGCGTTAACACCACCGGACACCTTTACGAAACCAAGGCTGGTTGTTATCCAGAACTCTTACCCTATCTGATGCGGATTGGTCACGGTATCCAAATTCCTCTGCTATATCCAGAGTTACTTAAGGATGTAGCTAAACGTGGACAATGTTTGGAAGTTTGCCCCACTACCTACCTAAAAACTGGGACTTTGCAGGATATTCGTCAACTCAAGGCAGTTTTTGACAGTTGTTTTCAGGCCGGAGTAGATATCGCCATTTGTACTGATAATGCTGGGTTGCATAATATGCGTTTGCCCTTTGAGTACGAAAATCTCTTAACTTACGACATTATCAATTTTGAACAGTTACAAGCTTGTCAAGATGCAGCTTTCCGCCATGCTTTTGCTTGGCCCTACGCCCAACGTCCCGCATCCTTGCTGAACGGGTTGCTACAACCGGAACCTCCTAAAACTTTGGCGATAAGAGAATAA
- a CDS encoding YdcF family protein, whose amino-acid sequence MFLYLSKLLPLFFYPLGLASISLLVALVTLWKRPRTAAIAIAFSLTLLLVCSNAWVAKSLVRSLEWQNLPPVPMPNAEAIVVLGGATKSAFPPRPTVDLSEQGDRVIYAAQLYRQKKAPIIILSGGRIDWRGSGSPESADMANVLTSLGIPSEAIVQEPNSFNTYENAENVRQILESRGIRRVLLVTSAMHMPRSLKIFQRQGVDVIAAPTDFLVSLGEMQEIGSTPKAAILNLLPDTENLDQFTRALKEYVGSFVYRLRGWL is encoded by the coding sequence ATGTTTTTATATCTCTCTAAATTACTACCACTATTTTTTTATCCGTTGGGACTAGCGAGTATAAGTTTGCTGGTGGCATTGGTAACTTTATGGAAACGTCCACGCACTGCGGCAATCGCGATCGCCTTTTCACTAACTTTATTACTTGTTTGTAGTAATGCTTGGGTGGCTAAATCTTTGGTGCGATCGCTAGAATGGCAAAATCTCCCTCCTGTTCCAATGCCGAATGCTGAAGCAATTGTGGTTTTAGGTGGTGCCACTAAGTCGGCTTTTCCCCCCAGGCCGACTGTGGATTTAAGTGAACAAGGCGATCGCGTTATTTATGCCGCTCAACTATATCGCCAAAAAAAAGCGCCGATAATTATTCTCAGTGGCGGTCGCATTGATTGGCGCGGTAGCGGTTCACCAGAGTCGGCAGATATGGCAAATGTACTGACTTCCCTTGGTATACCATCCGAGGCAATTGTCCAAGAGCCTAATTCTTTCAACACTTATGAAAATGCTGAGAATGTCCGCCAAATTCTAGAGTCTCGTGGCATTCGTCGGGTGCTGTTGGTGACTTCGGCCATGCACATGCCGCGATCTCTCAAGATTTTCCAGCGTCAAGGTGTTGATGTGATTGCTGCACCGACTGACTTTCTTGTAAGCCTTGGGGAAATGCAAGAAATTGGCAGCACTCCCAAAGCCGCGATACTAAATTTATTACCTGATACAGAAAACCTAGACCAATTTACTAGAGCGCTGAAAGAATACGTTGGTAGTTTTGTATATCGCTTGCGCGGTTGGCTATGA
- a CDS encoding ferredoxin-thioredoxin reductase variable chain — protein sequence MAGEMVVEQQKLGVDVVMKVGDRVRVKDSVVVYHHPEHRGQAFDLKGSEGEIVAIVTQWRDRPVSANLPLLVQFSKKFKAHLRENELEII from the coding sequence ATGGCTGGGGAGATGGTTGTGGAACAGCAAAAGCTAGGTGTAGACGTTGTTATGAAAGTTGGCGATCGCGTCCGCGTTAAAGATTCGGTAGTAGTTTACCATCATCCTGAGCATCGCGGTCAGGCTTTTGATCTCAAAGGTTCAGAAGGCGAAATCGTTGCTATTGTCACCCAATGGCGTGATCGACCTGTCAGCGCTAACCTACCGTTATTAGTTCAGTTTAGTAAAAAATTTAAAGCCCATTTGCGTGAAAATGAATTAGAAATTATCTAA
- a CDS encoding NfeD family protein encodes MPSFTLIWLLAGAVLCLVELFLPSAFVAFMMGISALVVAVLSQLGLGIWLQVVVWLLLSISLVLLTRRFLQPRRRKSKIQDAVIGETLTAIPAGQTGRVLYEGNSWRAKCDDDKLSVAPQQTVYVVRREGTTLIVMPENVLHS; translated from the coding sequence ATGCCAAGTTTTACTTTAATCTGGCTGTTGGCAGGAGCGGTTCTGTGTTTAGTGGAACTCTTTTTACCATCAGCTTTTGTGGCTTTCATGATGGGAATTAGCGCTTTAGTCGTAGCTGTGCTGTCCCAATTAGGTTTGGGAATATGGCTGCAAGTTGTGGTTTGGCTATTGCTTTCCATCTCGCTGGTTTTGCTAACAAGGCGGTTTTTGCAACCGCGACGACGTAAGTCGAAAATTCAGGATGCAGTTATTGGAGAAACTTTAACAGCAATTCCCGCTGGGCAAACCGGAAGGGTGCTATACGAGGGAAATTCTTGGCGGGCAAAATGTGATGATGACAAACTCAGCGTAGCACCCCAGCAAACAGTTTATGTAGTTAGAAGAGAAGGCACCACGTTGATTGTGATGCCAGAAAATGTGCTGCATTCTTAG
- a CDS encoding 4-Cys prefix domain-containing protein, with product MISTQRIIYCLNPDCNQPINPVGDRFCASCQTPLIHRYLWASTPMSVEISPGTKIADRYEVITQQIWLDTQPGLPPFVPELLPPFVTPYLRLYQERLHLPQAYGFVGSLTGDAEDILLLENAPIDESGFIYPTISDAWEQATAVRQVYWLWQILQLWKPLSELAVAQSLLIPDNLRVQGWCVRLLELHKTTAQSSLADLGKSWQSWVVSANITVAQDLQNIVQQMCQAEVDLAAIATQLNALLLSSVAELPLTLKAAGDTDTGTELTHNEDSCYPTSSDLDDPLLSRLSIVCDGIGGHEGGEVASQLAAQSAKLQMRALLAEVAEQTELVSPDLLPQQIEASLRVVNNLIWSRNNEQNRQGRERMATTLVMAVQVPQRVPTSAGWLSENAHELYLANIGDSRAYWITRNYCQLLTVDDDVVTREVRLARSLYCQAVQRPDATSLTQALGIKEAESLRFLIKRFILEEDGILLLCSDGLSDNNWVEQSWQDYAIPLLTGKLTVADAARNWINFANEKNGHDNTTVVLTLCRVSSEYLVPITQSQLSIEIQEAEPEPELDLELELVAESALAESSQALLDLDFTAEPTPSPVKKPILGKSLVLLVGLLVLLVGGTSLGLFAWWQLNPQSFQQMCRQYPQKLQLLCPQRE from the coding sequence ATGATTTCTACTCAGCGGATAATTTATTGTCTAAATCCAGACTGTAATCAGCCGATTAATCCCGTAGGCGATCGCTTTTGCGCCAGTTGTCAAACTCCCCTAATTCACCGCTATCTCTGGGCTAGTACCCCAATGTCCGTCGAAATCTCACCAGGCACGAAGATAGCAGATAGGTATGAGGTTATAACACAGCAGATTTGGTTAGATACTCAACCGGGACTACCGCCATTCGTACCAGAACTATTACCGCCATTCGTTACTCCTTACCTACGGTTATATCAAGAGCGCTTGCACCTCCCCCAAGCTTATGGATTTGTTGGTTCCTTAACAGGAGATGCAGAAGATATTCTCTTGTTAGAAAATGCGCCCATAGATGAGAGCGGCTTTATTTATCCGACTATCAGCGACGCCTGGGAGCAAGCAACAGCCGTCAGACAAGTATATTGGCTATGGCAAATTCTCCAACTCTGGAAACCTCTTTCAGAATTGGCAGTTGCCCAAAGTTTACTCATACCAGACAACTTACGTGTCCAAGGTTGGTGTGTGCGCTTGTTGGAACTTCACAAAACAACAGCACAATCTAGTTTGGCAGATTTGGGTAAGTCTTGGCAGTCTTGGGTAGTGTCGGCAAACATCACCGTCGCCCAAGATTTACAGAACATAGTCCAGCAGATGTGCCAAGCTGAGGTAGATTTAGCTGCCATTGCCACTCAACTTAATGCCTTATTACTCTCATCAGTAGCAGAATTACCCTTAACCCTGAAGGCGGCTGGAGACACAGATACTGGGACAGAACTGACGCACAATGAAGACAGTTGCTACCCCACTTCTAGTGACCTAGATGACCCCTTACTGTCGAGGTTGTCAATTGTTTGCGATGGCATTGGCGGACACGAAGGCGGTGAGGTTGCCAGTCAACTGGCTGCACAGTCGGCAAAGTTGCAAATGCGTGCCTTACTAGCAGAGGTAGCAGAACAAACTGAACTTGTCTCACCAGACTTGTTGCCGCAACAAATAGAGGCTAGCTTGCGAGTAGTCAATAATCTGATTTGGTCTCGCAATAACGAGCAAAATCGCCAAGGTAGAGAACGCATGGCGACAACCCTGGTGATGGCAGTGCAGGTGCCGCAACGAGTGCCAACAAGCGCTGGGTGGCTCTCAGAAAATGCCCATGAACTTTACTTAGCTAATATTGGAGATAGTCGTGCTTACTGGATAACTCGCAACTATTGCCAGCTACTCACCGTAGATGATGATGTGGTGACGCGAGAAGTCCGCTTGGCCCGGAGTCTCTATTGCCAAGCAGTTCAAAGACCCGATGCGACGTCCCTTACCCAAGCATTAGGGATAAAAGAGGCTGAATCACTGCGTTTTTTGATTAAGCGATTTATCTTGGAAGAAGATGGCATCTTGCTGCTATGTTCTGATGGTTTAAGTGACAATAACTGGGTTGAACAGTCCTGGCAAGATTACGCTATTCCCTTGTTAACAGGGAAACTGACCGTTGCAGACGCTGCCCGCAACTGGATTAACTTCGCAAATGAGAAAAATGGTCATGATAACACCACCGTGGTTTTGACTCTTTGCCGTGTCTCTTCAGAATATTTGGTACCAATTACTCAATCGCAACTGTCTATAGAGATTCAAGAAGCAGAACCAGAACCAGAACTAGATTTAGAACTAGAACTAGTAGCCGAATCAGCCTTGGCAGAAAGTTCGCAAGCGCTGCTAGATTTGGATTTCACAGCAGAACCAACTCCCAGTCCAGTGAAGAAACCAATTCTGGGTAAGTCTTTGGTGCTACTGGTTGGATTGTTGGTGTTGCTGGTGGGGGGTACGAGTCTGGGATTATTTGCTTGGTGGCAACTTAATCCGCAATCCTTCCAACAGATGTGTCGGCAATATCCCCAAAAATTACAGTTACTGTGTCCGCAGCGCGAGTAA
- a CDS encoding AAA family ATPase, with the protein MTEGTLPALIEQMLQPGFYPHAVQEPIQLIQTHISFVLLTGDYAYKLKKPVNFGFLDFSSLEKRQHFCQEELRLNQRGAGELYLEVLTVTLVGEQYHLGGTEEPVEYVLKMRQFPQEALFSSLFDQGKLNETHLEELGRVVAQYHAQAETNDYIRGFGEVPRVRAAFDENYEQTEKYLGGPQTQGQFTQTKQYTDNFFAERPELFASRIQNNYIRECHGDLHLRNIALWHDKILLFDCIEFNEPFRFVDVMYDVAFTVMDLEARQRQDLGNAFLNAYVEQTGDWEGLQVLPLYLSRQAYVRAKVTSFLLDDPGVPVTVKEEAANTAAGYYRQAWEYTKPKQGQLILMSGLSGSGKSTTARYLARQLGAIHLRSDAVRKHLGGIPLWQRGGDDLYTPEMTEKTYKRLLNLGIILANQGWKVILDAKYDRQHLRQDAIAQAGQHQLPLQIIHCTAPLEVLQERLVNRTGDIADATADLLVSQLKQAEPFTDKEQPYITILDTTQPLQPQLNKIIRQ; encoded by the coding sequence ATGACAGAAGGGACTCTTCCAGCTTTAATTGAACAAATGTTGCAACCGGGATTTTATCCCCATGCAGTACAAGAACCGATTCAACTGATTCAAACCCACATTTCTTTTGTCTTACTGACTGGCGATTACGCCTATAAGCTGAAAAAGCCTGTGAATTTCGGTTTTTTGGACTTCTCAAGTTTAGAGAAGCGGCAACATTTTTGTCAGGAAGAGTTGCGGTTAAATCAGCGGGGAGCCGGAGAACTGTATTTGGAAGTTTTGACAGTGACTTTGGTGGGGGAGCAATATCATCTGGGGGGAACAGAGGAACCAGTAGAATATGTGCTGAAGATGCGCCAATTTCCCCAGGAAGCGCTGTTTAGTTCACTGTTTGACCAGGGTAAGTTAAATGAGACGCACCTAGAGGAGTTGGGAAGGGTGGTGGCTCAGTACCATGCTCAAGCTGAGACTAATGATTATATTCGCGGTTTTGGTGAAGTGCCGCGAGTGCGGGCGGCGTTTGATGAGAATTACGAACAGACTGAGAAGTATCTAGGTGGCCCCCAGACTCAGGGGCAGTTTACCCAAACAAAGCAATATACAGATAACTTTTTTGCTGAACGTCCAGAATTATTTGCTAGCCGAATTCAAAATAACTACATTCGCGAATGTCATGGGGACTTACATCTGAGAAATATTGCTTTATGGCATGACAAAATTCTCCTTTTCGATTGCATTGAGTTTAATGAGCCGTTTCGCTTTGTCGATGTTATGTACGATGTGGCGTTCACGGTGATGGATTTAGAAGCACGGCAGCGTCAAGATTTGGGCAATGCATTTTTGAATGCCTATGTAGAGCAAACTGGTGATTGGGAAGGTTTACAGGTGCTGCCTTTGTATTTAAGCCGTCAAGCTTATGTTCGGGCTAAGGTGACTTCTTTTTTGTTAGATGATCCTGGTGTGCCTGTGACGGTTAAAGAAGAGGCGGCAAATACAGCGGCTGGATATTATCGGCAGGCTTGGGAGTACACTAAACCAAAGCAAGGACAACTAATTTTAATGTCTGGGTTGTCGGGTTCTGGAAAGAGTACAACAGCAAGGTATTTAGCCCGGCAACTGGGAGCAATTCACCTCCGCTCTGATGCGGTGCGGAAACATTTGGGGGGAATTCCGCTTTGGCAACGGGGTGGCGATGATTTATATACACCTGAAATGACTGAAAAGACTTATAAACGGTTGTTGAATCTGGGAATTATCCTGGCAAATCAAGGGTGGAAGGTGATTTTAGATGCTAAGTATGATCGCCAGCATTTGCGGCAAGATGCGATCGCTCAAGCGGGACAACATCAACTACCCCTACAGATTATCCATTGCACGGCACCGCTAGAAGTTTTACAAGAGCGTCTTGTTAACCGTACTGGTGATATTGCTGATGCCACCGCTGATTTATTGGTGTCGCAACTAAAGCAAGCTGAACCTTTTACAGATAAAGAACAACCATACATTACAATTTTGGATACAACTCAACCACTACAGCCACAATTAAATAAAATAATTCGCCAATAG
- the mutL gene encoding DNA mismatch repair endonuclease MutL produces MASTIQALPTEVVYLITAGEVIDSLASVVRELVENSLDAGATRIVVSIWPQLWRVSVADNGCGMNLDDLQQAAASHSTSKIYSSADLWKITSLGFRGEALHSLTMLADLEILSRPGDGNCGWRVVYGDNGEVMQAEATAIAPGTVVTVANLFANCPARRQGLPTTAQQIKAVQGIIQQIALCHPHVTYQIRQNDREWFTICPATTVRQLLPQLIPQLRQGDLQEVKLELPNPSRKQRKEEEEGGETLRSAMTLVVGLPDRCHRHRPDWVRVAINGRMVKSPELEQTILSAFHRTLPRDRYPVCFLHLAISPDQINWNRNPAKTEIYLNEISYWQEQITQAINQALRISDANIKESVHTTRVSKLLKAAEEKGSYNFNSQNANSDTQNYLKAVAQVSNTYIVAEHPGGMWLVEQHIAHERVLYEKLCDDWQLVPVEPPIILYQLSPAQVSQLQRIGLDIETFGEQLWAVRNLPTMLQQREDCAEAILELSWGGDLQTAQVAVACRSAIRNGTPMQLPAMQKLLDDWQRTRNPRTCPHGRPIYLSLEEPALARFFRRNWVIGKSHGI; encoded by the coding sequence ATGGCATCTACTATTCAAGCTTTACCAACAGAAGTCGTATATCTCATTACAGCCGGAGAGGTAATCGACTCTTTAGCTTCTGTGGTGCGGGAATTGGTAGAAAATTCCCTAGATGCTGGTGCAACGCGCATTGTGGTTTCAATCTGGCCGCAGCTGTGGCGAGTCTCTGTAGCAGATAACGGTTGCGGAATGAACCTCGATGATTTGCAACAAGCGGCAGCATCTCACAGCACCAGTAAAATTTACTCTAGTGCGGATTTGTGGAAAATTACCAGTTTGGGGTTTCGCGGCGAGGCGTTGCACAGTTTAACCATGCTGGCAGATTTAGAAATTTTGAGTCGTCCAGGAGATGGAAACTGTGGCTGGCGGGTTGTCTATGGCGATAATGGCGAAGTCATGCAAGCAGAAGCAACCGCCATTGCTCCTGGTACAGTCGTCACAGTTGCTAACTTATTCGCTAATTGCCCGGCACGGCGTCAGGGTTTACCCACCACAGCACAGCAAATCAAAGCTGTGCAAGGAATAATTCAGCAAATCGCCCTTTGTCATCCCCATGTTACCTACCAAATCAGGCAAAATGACCGGGAATGGTTTACCATTTGCCCCGCTACCACAGTTAGACAACTGCTACCGCAACTCATACCACAGTTGCGTCAGGGTGACTTGCAAGAGGTGAAATTAGAATTACCAAATCCTTCGAGGAAGCAGAGGAAGGAGGAGGAGGAGGGCGGGGAGACCCTACGTTCGGCAATGACTTTGGTTGTAGGATTACCAGACCGTTGCCATCGCCATCGTCCAGATTGGGTGCGGGTAGCGATTAACGGCCGGATGGTAAAGTCGCCAGAACTAGAGCAGACAATCCTTTCAGCTTTTCATAGAACATTACCACGCGATCGCTATCCAGTTTGTTTTTTACATCTTGCCATTTCCCCCGACCAAATCAACTGGAACCGCAACCCCGCAAAAACCGAAATTTATCTCAACGAAATCAGTTATTGGCAAGAGCAAATTACCCAAGCGATTAACCAAGCACTCCGCATTTCTGATGCCAACATCAAAGAATCCGTCCACACAACACGGGTGAGTAAATTACTCAAAGCCGCAGAAGAAAAAGGTAGTTACAACTTTAATTCTCAAAATGCGAATAGCGATACTCAGAATTATTTAAAAGCTGTTGCTCAAGTTAGCAACACCTATATTGTGGCGGAGCATCCTGGGGGAATGTGGTTAGTAGAACAGCACATTGCCCATGAGCGAGTTTTATATGAGAAATTGTGTGATGATTGGCAACTCGTCCCCGTTGAACCGCCAATCATTCTTTATCAATTATCCCCAGCGCAAGTTTCTCAACTACAACGCATCGGTTTAGATATTGAAACCTTTGGCGAACAACTTTGGGCAGTCCGTAACTTACCTACAATGTTGCAGCAGCGTGAAGATTGTGCTGAAGCAATTTTAGAACTCAGTTGGGGAGGAGACTTACAAACAGCCCAAGTTGCTGTTGCTTGTCGTAGCGCTATTCGTAATGGTACACCGATGCAACTGCCAGCAATGCAGAAGCTTTTAGATGATTGGCAACGCACTCGCAACCCCCGCACCTGTCCCCACGGACGCCCGATTTATTTATCATTAGAAGAACCTGCTTTAGCCCGATTTTTCCGGCGTAATTGGGTAATTGGTAAAAGTCATGGAATTTGA
- a CDS encoding rhodanese-like domain-containing protein — MSSSLLADVHDLKSRLEWGQPAFTIVDVRDRHTYNYSHITGAIPIPLDDLVSRAKSALHTERQIYIYGEHDAHTAHAAQILRESGFADVSEIQGGLTAWKTVGGATEGVGA; from the coding sequence ATGAGTAGTAGTTTGTTAGCTGATGTTCATGATCTCAAGTCTCGTCTAGAATGGGGACAACCAGCTTTTACAATTGTAGATGTGCGCGATCGCCACACTTACAACTACAGTCATATCACTGGCGCTATCCCCATTCCCTTAGATGACTTAGTATCCCGCGCCAAATCTGCTCTGCATACAGAACGCCAAATCTATATCTATGGCGAACATGATGCACATACAGCCCATGCAGCCCAAATTTTACGGGAATCTGGGTTTGCTGATGTATCGGAAATCCAAGGTGGTCTGACCGCCTGGAAAACAGTTGGTGGTGCCACAGAAGGTGTTGGCGCTTGA
- a CDS encoding SPFH domain-containing protein produces MEQFFLLVFLAFGGSAVAGSVRVINQGNEALVERLGSYNKKMQPGLNFVIPFFDKVVYRETIREKVLDIPPQKCITRDNVGIEVDAVVYWRIVDMEKAWYKVENLQSAMVNLVLTQIRSEMGQLELDQTFTARSQINELLLQDLDVSTDPWGVKVTRVELRDIIPSQAVREAMEMQMSAERRKRASILTSEGDRESAVNSARGKADAQILDAEARQKSVILQAEAEQKAIVLKAQAERQQQVLRAQAIAESAEIIAQKIKTNPDTNKAIEVLFALGYLDMGATIGKSDSSKVIFIDPRTIPAALEGIRSVVSDYQADSLLNGEIPGKNNRIS; encoded by the coding sequence ATGGAACAGTTCTTTTTGCTAGTCTTTTTGGCTTTTGGTGGTTCTGCTGTTGCGGGATCTGTGAGAGTTATTAATCAAGGTAATGAAGCTTTGGTCGAAAGATTGGGTAGCTATAACAAAAAAATGCAACCAGGGCTAAATTTTGTGATTCCTTTTTTTGATAAAGTCGTCTACCGAGAAACTATCCGGGAAAAAGTTTTAGATATTCCTCCCCAAAAGTGCATCACCCGCGACAACGTTGGTATTGAGGTGGATGCGGTGGTTTACTGGCGGATTGTGGATATGGAAAAAGCCTGGTATAAGGTAGAAAATCTCCAGTCGGCGATGGTGAACTTGGTGCTGACCCAAATTCGCTCGGAAATGGGACAACTGGAGTTAGATCAAACCTTTACTGCCCGTTCTCAAATCAATGAACTTTTGTTACAAGATTTGGACGTTTCAACTGATCCTTGGGGTGTGAAGGTGACGCGGGTAGAACTGCGAGATATTATCCCTTCTCAAGCGGTGCGGGAAGCAATGGAAATGCAAATGTCGGCGGAACGGCGCAAACGGGCATCAATTTTGACTTCAGAAGGCGATCGCGAATCTGCTGTTAATAGCGCTAGAGGTAAAGCTGATGCCCAAATTCTCGATGCAGAAGCCCGGCAAAAATCGGTAATTTTGCAGGCTGAAGCTGAACAAAAGGCGATCGTTCTCAAAGCACAGGCTGAACGCCAGCAACAGGTTCTCAGGGCACAAGCTATAGCTGAGTCGGCAGAAATTATTGCCCAAAAAATCAAAACCAACCCTGACACTAACAAAGCCATAGAAGTTCTGTTTGCTTTGGGTTATCTGGATATGGGTGCAACCATTGGTAAAAGTGATAGCAGCAAGGTCATTTTTATAGACCCCCGGACTATTCCCGCTGCCTTAGAGGGTATACGTTCCGTTGTCTCAGATTATCAGGCTGATTCTCTGCTCAATGGTGAAATTCCTGGAAAAAACAACCGTATTAGTTGA
- a CDS encoding adenylosuccinate synthase, with translation MANVIVIGAQWGDEGKGKITDLLSRSADVVVRYQGGVNAGHTIVVKGQTFKLHLIPSGILYPDTECIIGCGTVIDPQILIEELDQLKKLNISTDKLLISETAHVTMPYHRLIDKASEERRGSHKIGTTGRGIGPTYADKSERTGIRVLDLMDPDGLREQLEWTINYKNVILEKLYNLPPLDTEEVIDQYLGYAERLRPYVIDTSLKIYSAIQLRRNILFEGAQGTLLDLDHGTYPYVTSSNPVAGGACVGTGLGPTMIDRVIGVSKAYTTRVGEGPFPTELDGEVGELLCDRGAEFGTTTGRKRRCGWFDAVIGRYAVRINGMDCIAITKLDVLDELEEIKVCIAYEIDGERCDHFPTSARQFARCRPIYKTLPGWQVSTSECRTLEDLPQQALDYLKFLAELMAVPIAIVSLGASRDQTIIVEDPIHGPKRALLHPDGTPVSLLSA, from the coding sequence TTGGCTAACGTCATTGTCATAGGTGCCCAATGGGGCGATGAAGGGAAAGGTAAAATAACTGACTTACTCAGCCGCTCCGCAGATGTTGTGGTACGTTACCAAGGGGGTGTGAATGCTGGACATACAATTGTAGTCAAAGGTCAGACCTTTAAACTGCACTTAATCCCTTCCGGTATTTTGTACCCCGATACCGAGTGCATTATCGGCTGTGGGACAGTCATCGATCCACAGATTTTGATAGAAGAACTCGACCAACTAAAAAAATTAAATATATCCACTGACAAACTGCTGATTTCGGAAACGGCTCACGTAACGATGCCTTACCATCGGTTGATTGACAAGGCATCAGAAGAGCGCCGGGGCAGCCATAAAATTGGGACAACGGGTAGAGGCATTGGCCCGACCTATGCTGATAAATCTGAACGTACAGGCATCAGGGTTTTAGACTTAATGGACCCCGATGGACTACGGGAGCAGTTGGAGTGGACGATTAATTATAAAAACGTCATTTTAGAGAAGCTGTACAACTTGCCGCCTCTAGATACCGAAGAGGTGATTGACCAGTATCTGGGATATGCAGAACGCTTGCGACCTTACGTGATCGACACTTCGCTGAAAATATACTCTGCGATTCAACTGCGGCGCAATATTTTATTTGAAGGCGCACAAGGTACACTCCTCGATCTAGATCACGGAACTTATCCTTATGTCACCTCCTCTAACCCCGTAGCTGGGGGGGCTTGCGTTGGCACCGGTCTAGGGCCGACAATGATTGACCGGGTGATTGGGGTGTCGAAAGCTTACACTACGCGAGTAGGAGAAGGGCCATTCCCGACTGAACTGGACGGGGAAGTGGGAGAATTATTGTGCGACCGCGGTGCGGAATTTGGCACAACCACTGGACGTAAGCGCCGTTGCGGCTGGTTTGATGCGGTCATTGGTCGCTATGCCGTCCGGATTAATGGCATGGATTGTATTGCGATTACTAAACTAGACGTTCTCGACGAATTAGAGGAAATCAAAGTTTGTATCGCTTATGAAATAGATGGCGAACGCTGCGATCACTTTCCCACCAGTGCGCGTCAGTTTGCCCGGTGTCGCCCCATCTACAAAACCCTACCAGGATGGCAGGTTTCTACAAGCGAGTGCCGCACCCTGGAAGACTTGCCACAGCAAGCCCTAGACTATCTCAAATTCTTAGCAGAATTGATGGCAGTCCCGATCGCGATCGTCTCCTTGGGAGCTAGCCGCGACCAAACCATAATTGTAGAAGACCCCATCCACGGGCCCAAACGTGCTTTGTTGCACCCCGACGGTACACCCGTTTCTTTGCTGAGTGCATAA